In Oscillatoria sp. FACHB-1406, the DNA window CGCATCCAATTGTCCGGCGCAATATTTGTTCTTGCTCGGAGGTTGGGTAAAAACGGTAGCGGTAGGCTTTTTCCATGTTTCACATTGTACTATAGTCTCT includes these proteins:
- a CDS encoding helix-turn-helix domain-containing protein — encoded protein: MEKAYRYRFYPTSEQEQILRRTIGC